In Clostridium swellfunianum, a genomic segment contains:
- a CDS encoding PIG-L deacetylase family protein — protein sequence MERKQLHIMAIGAHVGDMELTAGGVLAQHAAMGDKITIVNMTPGEKGNPPHLTVEEYAQQKIREAKEFAEILGGQSIVLDYKDGELPDTDEPRFKVADLIRKHKPNILITHWKNSMHKDHATTSRIVVDAQFYAGIRGFERENPAHFAAGPYFAENWEDPYDFKPFTYIDISKGYELWMEALKKIWFVTNSKSFKYYEYYDALSKVRGCESRKERAQAFAVDPLSIKQIKESF from the coding sequence ATGGAAAGAAAACAACTTCATATAATGGCAATTGGAGCTCACGTAGGAGATATGGAGCTTACAGCAGGAGGAGTTCTTGCTCAGCATGCAGCAATGGGTGATAAAATTACAATAGTAAATATGACACCAGGAGAAAAAGGAAATCCACCTCATTTAACTGTTGAAGAGTATGCTCAGCAAAAGATTAGAGAGGCAAAAGAATTTGCTGAAATATTAGGAGGTCAATCAATAGTTCTTGATTATAAGGATGGAGAGCTTCCAGATACTGATGAGCCAAGGTTTAAGGTTGCAGATTTAATAAGAAAGCATAAACCAAATATACTTATAACTCATTGGAAGAACAGTATGCATAAGGATCATGCCACAACAAGCAGAATAGTTGTAGATGCTCAGTTTTATGCCGGAATAAGAGGCTTTGAAAGAGAAAATCCGGCACATTTTGCAGCTGGGCCATACTTTGCAGAAAACTGGGAAGATCCATATGACTTTAAGCCATTTACTTATATTGATATATCAAAGGGTTATGAGTTATGGATGGAAGCATTAAAGAAAATTTGGTTTGTGACAAACAGCAAGTCCTTTAAATATTATGAGTACTATGATGCATTAAGCAAGGTAAGAGGCTGTGAATCAAGAAAAGAAAGAGCGCAGGCTTTTGCTGTAGACCCACTTTCGATTAAACAAATAAAGGAATCCTTTTAA
- a CDS encoding GNAT family N-acetyltransferase: protein MMEIVRFNDSHIGEVISLWNKSCENEMPYKPFTEESFRDKFINNIHFSYEGTFVAIEDEKVIGFANGLYKKEYLPGETFENTPGYLTFVLVDKNYRSKGYGSALLKAVEDFLIGSGKRMIQIIFFNPINLEWLIPGSEGKHDHPNAPGVDVDGTGYQFFQKHGYVVRTKEVSMYLDLAKFELDEKSIAKLNELKEKGIKIGYYDEATDHGFDGLFDDLKHELWRKEINDNLALPKPFPIVVASDNGKICGFTGPLEIQPSGRGKFSGIGVASSHQGYGIGKLLFFMLCESFKKEGASFMSIFTGIENNAKRMYDAAGFTVVKTWAVMRLEIK from the coding sequence ATGATGGAAATTGTAAGATTTAATGACTCTCACATCGGAGAGGTTATAAGCCTTTGGAACAAATCCTGTGAAAACGAAATGCCTTATAAACCTTTTACTGAAGAGAGTTTTAGAGATAAGTTTATAAACAATATTCATTTTAGCTATGAAGGAACCTTTGTTGCTATTGAAGATGAAAAGGTTATCGGCTTTGCAAACGGTCTTTATAAAAAAGAGTATCTTCCGGGAGAAACCTTTGAAAATACACCAGGATACTTAACTTTTGTTTTAGTTGATAAAAATTATAGAAGCAAAGGCTATGGAAGTGCTCTTTTAAAAGCAGTTGAAGATTTTCTTATAGGCAGCGGAAAGAGAATGATTCAAATTATATTCTTTAACCCTATAAATCTTGAATGGCTTATACCAGGCTCAGAGGGAAAGCATGACCATCCAAATGCTCCTGGCGTTGATGTAGATGGCACAGGTTATCAATTTTTTCAAAAGCATGGTTATGTAGTTAGAACAAAAGAAGTCTCCATGTATCTTGATCTTGCTAAGTTTGAGCTTGATGAAAAATCTATTGCTAAGCTTAATGAGCTTAAAGAAAAAGGAATTAAAATAGGATATTATGATGAAGCTACGGATCATGGGTTTGATGGACTATTTGATGATTTAAAGCATGAGCTATGGAGAAAGGAAATAAACGACAATTTAGCATTACCAAAGCCTTTCCCAATTGTAGTTGCTTCAGATAATGGAAAGATTTGCGGCTTTACCGGTCCTCTTGAAATACAACCTAGCGGCAGAGGAAAGTTTTCAGGTATAGGTGTTGCTTCAAGCCACCAAGGCTATGGTATAGGAAAATTATTATTTTTCATGCTCTGTGAAAGCTTTAAGAAAGAAGGGGCAAGCTTTATGTCCATATTCACAGGAATTGAAAATAATGCTAAAAGAATGTATGATGCAGCAGGTTTTACTGTAGTTAAGACTTGGGCGGTTATGAGATTAGAGATTAAGTAA